The Vicinamibacterales bacterium genome includes the window GGCGAGCAACCGCTCCGCCATCTCGCTGCCCACGACGATGCGCAGGATGCGTTCCATGTGCGCGTCCTCATCGTGGTGCTGCGCAACATACCGAAGATTGGCGGCGCGCATCCGTAGGCGTGCCTGCCGATCCGCCAAGAGTCGATCGACGGCACCCCCGGCTTCTTCTGGTGACGTACAGTTGACGAGGACTGCCCCGAGACCTTGATCGATCGCCTCCCGATAGGTCGCCTGATCGCCAATCACGCCAACACCTCCGGACGCCGCGCATTGAAGGACAGAAAGCGATAATGGCTCGTCTTGCTGGGTCAGCGACACGAACACATCCGAGATGGACATGAGCTCAGCCACTTGGTCGAGAGGGGCATCGCCATCAACGCCAATGAAACGGGAACCGACACCAGCGCTCGCGGCACGCCGGCGTGCTTCGGCCATCGCGACCTCAGTGCCTAAACCGCCGAGAAAGACCAAATACGTGCGTGGACGACGCGAGGCCAGATCCAGCAGCCCCTCCAGCGCAACCTCGGAACCCCAGAACGGCCGAAGTCGCCGAACGTTCATGACCACCTCCGCGCCCCTCGGGATGCCATACCTGGCGGCAATCTCTGCCGCTTTGGCCTCCGGTGCCGGGGCGAACTGTTGGCGGTTGACGCCCAAAGAGATAACGGCCGTCCGTTGTGATGGCACTTCGAACTGGTTGATGATGCGCTGCTGAACGCCGCGCGATCCAGCGATGACGTACGTCACCCGCTGCAGGGCCGACTTCATCAACTCCGCCGCTGTATCTGACGTGTTACAGAATTGCAGCACATCCCCGCCCCACGCGAAGAGCGTGCGCCGCACGTTGGTGCAGAGAGCGGTCGCCGTCCCGTATGCGAACGCCTCGTGGCCCAGCACAGCAATTGGACTCAGGGCGTTGACGGCGGCCGCAATCGCGAGACCATCGGCGAGGGGAGGCAGAAGCGAAGGCGGCTGGGCGCCGCCCTCCCACGACGCGAGGGCGGTCGCCACTCTGTCAGCCGTGGCTCTGTGTAGTTCCGATTCGAGTCGGGCGAGCACGGGCAGGACGAGGTCAAGTACGGAGCGAACCTCGCGCGCCATTCCGTGCTCCGCCGCGACGACACGCACACCATCCGCGTTGACGCTGGGACCATCCCAGTGATGGGCCGTGACGATTGCGACCTCGATGCCCCGTTCCTTCCAATAGCGCGCCATCGATTGGACAAATGTCGATTTGGGGTTACCGATCAACACCAGGGGTCGCCGCATGCGCGCAAGACCTGCAAGGTGGCAGCCAGCCCTCTGTTGGCCTTGCTCTTGCTCTGATTCGTCGGCACGGCCTGTTTTTCGGGGGAATTGCCGCGCGCGCTATCGCCCGGCGTCGGCCCCACGGCAGCCGGTGTCGAAGTATCGACAGCGTCGGTTATGAGCAACCGGGACCTGGGCGGCAGGCTCAGTAACGCCAGGAAGACGGACCAGTTGATAACGATCAGAACGAAGGTCAGACAAGGCGATCGACCGTGAAGGCGTTGGCTAGAACCGTGCACGCACCACATTCCGGGGACCTGACGATGTTGTCGTCCTTATCTCGCGGGGCCACAGCCGCAACCGGACCGCGGCGTCGGGTGCTCGTGTTCCGAAGCTGCCGAATGCCACAGTTCCGGTCTGCGCTGGAGCAGGTGAGACGTCAGCATCCATCGGCAGACGTCTGGGCGTTGACTCACGAGGACTTCTCCGACCAGGTGCTGGCGACCGGTGTTGACCAGGTGGTGACCCATCGTGCGACCCGCCTTGGCGCCGCTCGACTCGGGCTCAGGCTCCTGATGCGGTTGCGGCGGCTCGACTTCGATGTCGTTGTCATCCCACTCATGAGCGCCCAACTCGGACCCGCGGCCAATCTGATGCGGCTGGCCGCTTGTCTCGG containing:
- a CDS encoding glycosyltransferase family 4 protein, which encodes MRRPLVLIGNPKSTFVQSMARYWKERGIEVAIVTAHHWDGPSVNADGVRVVAAEHGMAREVRSVLDLVLPVLARLESELHRATADRVATALASWEGGAQPPSLLPPLADGLAIAAAVNALSPIAVLGHEAFAYGTATALCTNVRRTLFAWGGDVLQFCNTSDTAAELMKSALQRVTYVIAGSRGVQQRIINQFEVPSQRTAVISLGVNRQQFAPAPEAKAAEIAARYGIPRGAEVVMNVRRLRPFWGSEVALEGLLDLASRRPRTYLVFLGGLGTEVAMAEARRRAASAGVGSRFIGVDGDAPLDQVAELMSISDVFVSLTQQDEPLSLSVLQCAASGGVGVIGDQATYREAIDQGLGAVLVNCTSPEEAGGAVDRLLADRQARLRMRAANLRYVAQHHDEDAHMERILRIVVGSEMAERLLAGAASTHSTGRGYKRTRSAIELL